A region of the Bacteroidota bacterium genome:
ATATTATATTAATGTTTTATAGTAATATTTTTCGTATACTGTGCTTAGGCATGTTATTCGTGCCGCTCGTATCACAACAAACAAAACATCTGAGGTAGTCATGAGAAATCTCATTTCCAACACTCTAGTCCTCTCACTCTGTCTGGTATTTGCTGCTTGCGACTCTGCAGACGTCACCGGTCCGAGCACGTCTAGGTCCCTTCCGGCTGCGGAGGCGTCATCGCCCTCGATAGCAGGTCCCTCCGACTTCGCTGGAGCTTGCACTTTCACAGCGCTAAACTACGGTATCCCCGAGAGCTTGCTGGTGTGGGAGGTACCCAGCAACGTAGAGGCTCTGACCGACCTCATAGGCCATGATCAAGTAACGCTCAGGTCGGCCGGCAAAAACGTGACGGGTACTCTCACACTTACCCAAAGAGGTGGTGGTCCTATTCTGGCAACTAAGCAGATCACGACCCGGCTTCCGTTCAGTGGGGCGTGTCAGGTCACCAGTTGACCAGGTCGGTGAATGAGGCCGAGAGTTTCATTCCAGGGGTGTCATGAGTGGCTTCTTTGCTCGCACACTCATTTGCCGATATATTCGGTCTCAGAGACCCGCCGGTGCCATCCGGCGGGTCTCTCTCTTTGGTTCTAAGGTGAGGGCAGGAGGCGAGTGGTGGATTGACAGGAATGCGACGGGCAGGGTATATTTTGAGCCCTGAACGGTTGCTCTCGTCCCCCTTCTCTCGCGCTCCTCTATGGCCTCCACGCAAGACTTCCGCAACGGCTACACCTTCATCTGGAACGGCGGCGTGTGGCAGATCGTCGAGTTCCAGCACGTCAAGCCGGGCAAGGGCGGGGCGTTCGTCCGCACTAAGCTCAAGAACGTCCGCAACGGCAAGATCGTCGACAACACGTTCCGGGCCGGCGAGAAGGTGGAGGCGGCCCGCGTGGAGCGCCACGCCTACCAGTTCCTCTACGAGGACGACCTCGGCCTCCACCTGATGAACACCGAGTCCTACGAGCAGACGACGCTCCCCGCCGGCAGCGTAGAGGGGCGCGGCTTCATCAAGGAAGGCGGCGACGTGGACCTGATCGTCCACGCCCAGACGGGCGAGGCGCTCTCGGTCGAGATCCCGCAGCAGGTGGAGCTGCTCATCGCCGAGACCGAGCCGGGGATGAAGGGCGACACGGCCACCGGCGCGACCAAGCCCGCCACGCTCGAGAGCGGGGCCACGATCAACGTCCCGCTCTTCATCAACGAGGGCGACCTCGTGCGCGTCGATACCACCTCCGGCGCCTACCTCACCCGCGTCAGTGCCAACTGACGCCCCCGCGCCCTCCCGGGCTCGCTTCACCCCCTCCCGCTATGGATATCGACAAAGTGCAGGCCCTCGTCCGTCTCGTCAACGACAGCGGCGTGGCCGAGATCGAGGTGCAGGAAGACGGTCTCAAGATCATCGTGCGCCGGCAGTCGCCGGTGGTGACGCTCCAGCAGGCCGGGCAGGCGATGGGCGGCTTCCCGGTGCAGCCCTTCCCGATGCAGACCGGCTATCCGCCGATCCCGCCGGCCTATGCGCCTCCGCCCCCTGCGCCGCCACCGGCCGCGCCCGCCGCTCCGGCTCCGGCCAGCACGCCGCCGCCCGCACCGGCCGCCGCGCCGCCAGCCACCGAGCCGGGCTCCGGGGCCGACGAAACGCTCATCCGCGCCCCCATCGTCGGCACGTTCTACCGCGCGCCCTCGCCCGAGGCCGACCCGTTCGTCAAGGTGGGAGCCCGGGTCAGCGAGGGCGACACGCTCTGCATCATCGAGGCTATGAAGCTGATGAACGAGGTCACGAGCGAGCACAGCGGGACCATCAAGGAAATTCTCATCGAGAACGCCCAAGCCGTCGAGTACGACCAGCCGCTGTTTGTGCTGACCTCGTGACGCGTTCGCTGTCGTAGGGGCAACCGGCCGGTCGCCCGTACTTGTTCCTCTCTCACCCCGCCGCCGCGTGATCCAAAAAGTCCTCATCGCCAACCGGGGCGAGATCGCGCTCCGCGTCCTGCGCACCTGCCGCGAACTCGGCATCCAGACCGTAGCGGTCTACTCCACCGCCGACCGCGCCTCGCTCCCGGTCCGCTTCGCCGACGAGGCCGTCTGCATCGGGCCGCCGCCGAGCGCCGACAGCTACCTCCGCGTCGACCGCATCATCGCCGCCGCCGAGGTCACCGGGGCCGACGCCATCCACCCCGGCTACGGCTTCCTCTCGGAGAACGCCGAGTTCGCCGCCATCTGCGCCGACAACGACCTCGTCTTCATCGGCCCCAAGCCCGAGACCATCCGCAAGATGGGCGACAAGAGCGTGGCGAAGGAGACGATGCGCGCCGCCGGCGTCCCCGTCGTCCCCGGCTCGGAGGGCGAGATCGGGTCGGCGAAGGAGGGCAAGCGCCTCGCGGCCGAGATCGGGTACCCGGTGATGATCAAAGCCTCGGCCGGCGGCGGCGGGCGCGGGATGCGCCTCGCGCGCGACGAAGCCGAGTTCGAGAAGCAGTTCGTCGCGGCCGGGTCCGAGGCGAAGGCCGCCTTCGGCAACGGTGGCGTCTACCTCGAGAAGTTCGTCGAGGAGCCGCGCCACATCGAGGTCCAGCTCGTGGGCGACGGGCAGGGGACGGCGCTCCACTTCGGCGAGCGCGAGTGCTCGATCCAGCGCCGCCACCAGAAGCTGCTCGAAGAGGCCCCCTCGCCGGTCGTGGACGCCGACCTCCGCGCCAAGATGGGCGAGGCCGCGATTGCCGGCGCCCTCGCCGTCGACTACAGCGGGGCTGGCACGGTCGAGTTCCTGCTCGACAGGCACGGCACCTTCTACTTCATGGAGATGAACACCCGTATCCAGGTCGAGCACCCGGTCACCGAGGAGGTGACTGACACCGACCTGATCGAGATGCAGATCGCCGTCGCCAACGGGATGAAGCTCACGGCGCAGGACGTGGCGCTCGAAGGCCACTCCATCGAGTGCCGGATCAACGCCGAGGACCCGTACCGAGGCTTCGCCCCCTCGCCGGGCGACATCACCGCGCTCCACACGCCGAAGGGCCGCGGCGTCCGCGTCGACACCCACATCTACGCCGGCTACCGGATTCCGCCGAACTACGACTCGCTCGTGGCTAAGCTCATCGTGCGCGGCAAGGACCGCGAGCACACCATCCGCAAGATGCGCCGCGCCCTCGACGAGTTCGTCATCGAGGGCGTCAAGACGACGATCCCGTTCCACCGCCAGCTCATGGACGACGAGCGCTTCCAGAACGGACAGTTCGACACCGGCTTTTTGAGTAGCTTCGAGTTGAAACCTCCAGCCAGTGAGTGATTGGGCGATTCGCCGATTGGGTGATTCATGGTGCCCAATCAGCTACTCGCTCATTCACCCAATCAGCCATTAGCAATGACCTTCCCCGACGACTGCCGCTACACCAACGAACACGAGTGGGTCCGCCTCGGCGACGACGGCGCCGCCACCGTTGGCATCACCGACTACGCCCAGCAGGAGCTCGGCGACATCGTCTTCGTCGAACTCGAAGAAGACTTTGAGGGCGACGCCGAGGGGGTCTTCGGCACGATCGAGGCCGTCAAGACGGTCTCGGACCTCTTCCTGCCCGTCGCCGGGACGGTGACCGAGGTCAACGCCGCGCTCGACGGTGCCCCGGAGACGGTCAACCAGGACCCCTACGGCGAAGGCTGGCTCGTCAAGATGGAGCCCAGCGACGCGGCCGAGATCGACAGCCTGA
Encoded here:
- the gcvH gene encoding glycine cleavage system protein GcvH; its protein translation is MTFPDDCRYTNEHEWVRLGDDGAATVGITDYAQQELGDIVFVELEEDFEGDAEGVFGTIEAVKTVSDLFLPVAGTVTEVNAALDGAPETVNQDPYGEGWLVKMEPSDAAEIDSLMDADAYKHMIGADA
- the efp gene encoding elongation factor P — translated: MASTQDFRNGYTFIWNGGVWQIVEFQHVKPGKGGAFVRTKLKNVRNGKIVDNTFRAGEKVEAARVERHAYQFLYEDDLGLHLMNTESYEQTTLPAGSVEGRGFIKEGGDVDLIVHAQTGEALSVEIPQQVELLIAETEPGMKGDTATGATKPATLESGATINVPLFINEGDLVRVDTTSGAYLTRVSAN
- the accC gene encoding acetyl-CoA carboxylase biotin carboxylase subunit, which codes for MIQKVLIANRGEIALRVLRTCRELGIQTVAVYSTADRASLPVRFADEAVCIGPPPSADSYLRVDRIIAAAEVTGADAIHPGYGFLSENAEFAAICADNDLVFIGPKPETIRKMGDKSVAKETMRAAGVPVVPGSEGEIGSAKEGKRLAAEIGYPVMIKASAGGGGRGMRLARDEAEFEKQFVAAGSEAKAAFGNGGVYLEKFVEEPRHIEVQLVGDGQGTALHFGERECSIQRRHQKLLEEAPSPVVDADLRAKMGEAAIAGALAVDYSGAGTVEFLLDRHGTFYFMEMNTRIQVEHPVTEEVTDTDLIEMQIAVANGMKLTAQDVALEGHSIECRINAEDPYRGFAPSPGDITALHTPKGRGVRVDTHIYAGYRIPPNYDSLVAKLIVRGKDREHTIRKMRRALDEFVIEGVKTTIPFHRQLMDDERFQNGQFDTGFLSSFELKPPASE
- the accB gene encoding acetyl-CoA carboxylase biotin carboxyl carrier protein, whose translation is MDIDKVQALVRLVNDSGVAEIEVQEDGLKIIVRRQSPVVTLQQAGQAMGGFPVQPFPMQTGYPPIPPAYAPPPPAPPPAAPAAPAPASTPPPAPAAAPPATEPGSGADETLIRAPIVGTFYRAPSPEADPFVKVGARVSEGDTLCIIEAMKLMNEVTSEHSGTIKEILIENAQAVEYDQPLFVLTS